A stretch of DNA from Anaerobacillus isosaccharinicus:
AATATGTAATTTAATTAAAGGGTTAGAATAGGAACTAACTCCTATTCGTATTGGAACTCCCTCTCTTAAACACAATGGGAGTGTTGATTAAATAAAAAAAACTATGATTAAAACCAATTTCTGGTTCAACCATAGTTTTCACTCTATTAATTTCGAGGTAAATAATACATTTGGTAAATTTTAGCTATCGCCTGAGAACGGTCACTCACATCTAGTTTTTGTAGTATTTTGGTAACGTGGTTTTTTACGGTATGGTCACTAATATATAAACTTTCAGCAATTTCACGGTTATTTAACCCTTTCAATACCAAGTTTAAAACATCAATTTCTCTAGGGGTTAATTGTAAATCCTGAAAAAGTGCTTTTTCTTCTATTTTGTTGCTATTATGCAAAAAAGGGTCGTGTAAAGAAATTTCTGTTTCAATAATATAATTTTGGTTAAGATACGACTTGAACTGGTTTCGGAGATCTTCTTGAACGTTAGAAAGGTAAGAAAGTTTCTCAATATTTTCTTGTTGTTTCACATAAAAATAAATAAGACCAAGTATTTCGCTTTCTTTTGAATTTCCAGACTTGTTTTCGAGCACTCGCTTTACTCCTTTTAAAATTGAGAGCAGCTCATTATTATTCATATAATTTTCAATTATAGAGAGATCAATACCAACTAAACTACTGGCCTTCTGTATGTTCTGATTATTGTTATCATGTATAAAGTTTATGAATTTTGTGACATGATCTTTTATCTTTGTAATAAATTGATAAAGCTCCTGATCTTGGTGTCTAATAAAATGCTCAATAAAATCAATAAAGTAGTCCTCTGTTCCTATTTGACTATTGTTCTGGCAAAGATGGAGAGAAATTCCCCCTGCCACTGTTAAACTTGATAAAAAAGCTATATATTGATCTATCTCTTTCTTAGGATTTACTCCAATACACAATACACCATATAACTTATCATTAAATAGTAATGGAAACTCAAGAACATCCGTTCCTCATTCTGTCTTTCCATTTACAATTTGGTTTCGATTCACTCGATTGGAGTGAATAAATACATCACTTGCCACAGAGTGACAGTAATCA
This window harbors:
- a CDS encoding helix-turn-helix domain-containing protein: MCIGVNPKKEIDQYIAFLSSLTVAGGISLHLCQNNSQIGTEDYFIDFIEHFIRHQDQELYQFITKIKDHVTKFINFIHDNNNQNIQKASSLVGIDLSIIENYMNNNELLSILKGVKRVLENKSGNSKESEILGLIYFYVKQQENIEKLSYLSNVQEDLRNQFKSYLNQNYIIETEISLHDPFLHNSNKIEEKALFQDLQLTPREIDVLNLVLKGLNNREIAESLYISDHTVKNHVTKILQKLDVSDRSQAIAKIYQMYYLPRN